Part of the Kitasatospora cineracea genome is shown below.
CACCGCGAGCGGTGCAGGCTTCCGGGCGACGACCGAGGCGGGCCGCAACGCGGACCTGGAGCGGGCGTCGAAGGACGCCGGGGCGCTGGCGAAGACGCTGGGCCTGGGGCCGGACGAGCGCCTGGTGGCCAAGGACGTGCTGGTCGACAACGACGGGGCCCGGCACGTGCGGTACGACCGCACCTACCGCGGGCTGCCGGTGGTCGGCGGCGACCTGGTGGTGCACTACGCGAAGAACGGCAAGGCCACCTCGACCACCTGGGCGCACGAGGGCGCCATCAAGGTCGCGGGGGTGACGCCGAAGCTGTCCGGCCAGGACGCCAGGGCGACCGCCGAACGCAGCGCCAAGCACGTCAAGCAGGCGCACACCACCGACCGGGACGGCAGCCAGCTGGTGGTGTGGGCGGTCGGCAAGGTGCCGGTGCTGGCCTACCGCAGCACCGTCACCGGCTCCGGCGACGCGGGTGCGGCCTCCCGCGAGGCGGTGCTGGTGGACGCGGGCAGCGGCGCGGTGCTCGACCAGTACGAGGTCGACCAGACCGTCAGCGGCACCGGCAACGGCGTCAACGTCGGGCAGGTCACCATCGAGACCAGCCAGGGCGGCAGCGGCTACACCCTGACCGACGCGCTGCACGGCAGCACCGTCGTCTACGACTCGTACAACAGCCCGCAGTCGAACCCGGCGCAGAACGCCCGGACCTTCTCCAAGTCGTCCAACTCCTGGGGCAACGGCTCCACTTCGAGCCGGGAGAGCGCCGCCGTCGACGCCTCCTACGGCCTGGCCAAGACCTGGGACTTCTACAAGAACACCTTCAACCGCTCCGGCATCCGCAACGACGGCCGCGGCGCCCCGGCCTACGTGCACGTGGACAACCAGCTGCTGAACGCGTTCTACGACGACTCCTGCTTCTGCATGTCCTTCGGCGACGGCTCCTCGCAGAACGGCAACATCCCGCTCACCGCCCTGGACGTCTCCGGCCACGAGATGAGCCACGGCGTCACCGCCGCCACCGCCAACCTCAACTACTCGGGCGAGAGCGGCGGCCTCAACGAGGCCACCAGCGACATCTTCGGCACCATGGTCGAGTTCTACGCCGGCAACAGCACCGACCCCGGTGACTACTACATCGGCGAGAAGCTCAACATGGGCAACGGCTACCTGCGCCGGATGGACAACCCGGCCGCCGACGGCTCCTCGCTGTCCTGCTACAGCAGCCGGGCCGGCCAGGTCGACGTGCACTACTCCTCCGGCATCGCCAACCACTTCTTCTACCTGACCGCCGAGGGCACCGGCGCCAAGACCATCGGCGGCCTCCCGCACAACGGCACCCCGTGCAACGGCGACAGCTTCGGCGGCATCGGCAAGGACAAGGCCGCGGCGATCTGGTACCGCGCCCTGTCCACCTACATGACCTCCACCACCAACTACTCCTCGGCCCGCACCGCCACCCTCCAGGCCGCCGCCGACCTGTACGGGGCGAACTCGCAGGAGCGCTACATCGTCTCCAAGGCGTGGGCCGCCGTCAGCATCGGCACCGCCCTGCCCGACCCGGGCACCGGCAACCCGTCGCCGTCCCCGTCGCCCACCTCCTCGCCCACCGGCAACCCCAACCCGGGCAACGCGCTGACCAACGGGAACTTCGAGCAGGGCGCGACCGGCTGGACCCAGAGCGCCGACGACATCACCAACTCCACCCAGCAGCAGGCCCACGGCGGCTCCTGGTACGCCTGGAT
Proteins encoded:
- a CDS encoding M4 family metallopeptidase: MNRKTALASAVAAALTLGTVMVASAQSPALASGTTASGAGFRATTEAGRNADLERASKDAGALAKTLGLGPDERLVAKDVLVDNDGARHVRYDRTYRGLPVVGGDLVVHYAKNGKATSTTWAHEGAIKVAGVTPKLSGQDARATAERSAKHVKQAHTTDRDGSQLVVWAVGKVPVLAYRSTVTGSGDAGAASREAVLVDAGSGAVLDQYEVDQTVSGTGNGVNVGQVTIETSQGGSGYTLTDALHGSTVVYDSYNSPQSNPAQNARTFSKSSNSWGNGSTSSRESAAVDASYGLAKTWDFYKNTFNRSGIRNDGRGAPAYVHVDNQLLNAFYDDSCFCMSFGDGSSQNGNIPLTALDVSGHEMSHGVTAATANLNYSGESGGLNEATSDIFGTMVEFYAGNSTDPGDYYIGEKLNMGNGYLRRMDNPAADGSSLSCYSSRAGQVDVHYSSGIANHFFYLTAEGTGAKTIGGLPHNGTPCNGDSFGGIGKDKAAAIWYRALSTYMTSTTNYSSARTATLQAAADLYGANSQERYIVSKAWAAVSIGTALPDPGTGNPSPSPSPTSSPTGNPNPGNALTNGNFEQGATGWTQSADDITNSTQQQAHGGSWYAWMMGYGSAASETLAQNNVAVPSSGSPKLTFWLKVTTQETGSTAYDTLKVSANGQTLATYSNANASAGYVQKTVDLSAFRGQTVNLQFTGQEDAYLSTIFLIDDVSVG